A genome region from Etheostoma cragini isolate CJK2018 unplaced genomic scaffold, CSU_Ecrag_1.0 ScbMSFa_897, whole genome shotgun sequence includes the following:
- the tbce gene encoding tubulin-specific chaperone E: MGPDQTEPGLPADPVGRRVSCDGERATVLYVGPVPPTAGEKEPGFSVSGQILECAPMWPQLEDLCVEDNNITELQRPDGVLQSLKSLNVSCNPLDQRSVLSLAALPRKEILGGINYNFFFWLGLSSVGSQTSLFPALKNLNLDNNNISEWRVVDELAKLPSLAQFSCSGNPLVSSDGNPKTAMQMLIAKLGQVVLLNRNILRPEDRRGAELDYIKMFGEEWLKAGGASQLSTQFSSQHPRYQRLISKYGAPEEGELKKQEPFALKNQLLRINFVFPDDADRKPIEKKLPASMVVQKVKGLLYRLLKVPAADLKLTYTCNQKVGTEFEIDSDLKTLQFYSIEDGDQVLVRWS, translated from the exons ATGGGACCGGACCAGACGGAACCGGGTCTACCGGCGGACCCGGTGGGCAGGCGGGTGTCCTGCGACGGGGAGCGGGCCACGGTGCTGTATGTGGGCCCGGTGCCGCCGACGGCAGGTGAGAAAGAACCGGGGT tttctgtctctggtcAGATCCTGGAGTGCGCCCCCATGTGGCCACAGCTGGAGGATCTGTGTGTAGAAGACAACAACATCACAGAGTTGCAGAG gCCGGACGGAGTCCTGCAGTCTCTGAAGAGTCTCAATGTGTCCTGTAATCCTCTAGATCAGCGCAGTGTGCTCAGCCTAGCGGCTCTGCCCAG AAAGGAGATACTGGGGGGCAttaactacaacttcttcttctgg CTGGGTCTTTCCTCCGTAGGATCTCAAACCTCCTTGTTCCCAGCACTGAAGAATCTCAACCTGGATAACAACAACATCTCGGAG tggCGTGTGGTGGACGAGCTGGCGAAGCTCCCCAGTCTGGCCCAGTTTTCGTGTAGCGGGAACCCGCTGGTGAGCAGTGATGGAAACCCCAAGACAGCCATGCAGATGCTGATCGCCAAACTGGGACAAGTGGTCCTCCTCAACCGCAATATA CTGCGGCCTGAGGACCGGAGGGGGGCGGAGCTCGACTACATCAAGATGTTCGGCGAGGAGTGGCTGAAGGCTGGGGGGGCGAGCCAGCTCAGTACCCAGTTCTCCAGCCAGCACCCCCGTTACCAGAGACTCATCAGCA AGTACGGCGCTCCAGAGGAAGGCGAGCTGAAGAAACAGGAACCCTTCGCCCTGAAAAACCAGCTGTTGA GGATTAACTTTGTGTTTCCTGACGACGCCGACCGGAAGCCGATTGAGAAGAAACTTCcag CGTCCATGGTGGTTCAGAAGGTGAAGGGACTCCTGTACCGACTGCTGAAGGTTCCTGCAGCCGACCTGAAGCTCACCTACACCTGCAACCAG aaGGTGGGGACGGAGTTTGAGATCGACAGCGACCTGAAGACTCTACAGTTTTACTCCATAGAGGACGGAGACCAAGTGTTGGTGCGCTGGTCCTGA
- the rbm34 gene encoding RNA-binding protein 34, whose translation MGKPPSGGVYLLTSSCLTPLPPSLLGWFRELSLQTADEEEGGRGKTKRTRTNKRTAAEAGGESDAEQWVMKRQRLKARKQEEEMKSKRTVFIGNLPISCTRKTLQSLFRDKGSIESVRFRSVVREDPAMSRKVAAIQRRVHPKKQSINAYVVFKDEDGVSRALERNGMEIEKDFHIRVDRVTDNSAHDHKRSVFVGNLSFEISEVTFRRHFEKCGPVEAVRLVRDQNSGLGKGFGYVLFEVR comes from the exons ATGGGTAAACCACCATCT gggggtgtatacttattaACATCCTCCTGTctcactcctcttcctccctctctcctgggCTGGTTCAGGGAGCTGAGTTTACAGACCGccgatgaggaggagggggggcgggggaaGACGAAGAGGACGAGGACCAATAAGAGGACAGCAGCGGAGGCGGGCGGGGAGAGCGACGCGGAGCAGTGGGTGATGAAGAGGCAGAGGCTGAAGGCCaggaaacaggaggaggagatgaagagCAAGAGGACGGTGTTCATCGGAAACCTGCCCATCAGCTGCACCAGGAAG ACGCTGCAGAGCCTCTTCAGGGACAAAGGATCCATCGAGTCCGTCCGCTTCCGATCTGTG GTCCGAGAGGACCCCGCCATGTCCCGCAAAGTAGCCGCTATCCA GCGTAGAGTCCATCCCAAGAAGCAGAGCATCAACGCGTACGTGGTGTTTAAAGACGAGGACGGCGTCTCCAGGGCGCTAGAGAG GAACGGCATGGAGATCGAGAAGGACTTTCACATCCGGGTGGACAGAGTGACGGACAACTCGGCG CACGATCACAAGCGCTCCGTCTTCGTGGGGAACCTGTCCTTCG agATCAGTGAAGTGACTTTCCGGCGCCACTTTGAGAAGTGCGGCCCGGTGGAGGCTGTGCGTCTGGTACGGGACCAGAACTCTGGACTAGGGAAAGGATTCGGCTACGTCTTGTTTGAGGTACGATAA
- the LOC117941515 gene encoding zinc finger protein 239-like, which translates to MSHWGRLAHPKQRGRGVKHHRCQHCDKTFTASGYLKIHRRVHTGEKPYSCDLCGAAFTQQSSLKTHQHIHTGEKPYSCDLCGAAFTQQSTRKRHQRIHTGEKPYSCDQCGETFSQSGTLKKHQRIHTGEKPYSCDQCGESFSCSSSLKSHQRIHTGEKPYWCEQCGETFSQSGHLKSHHLTHTGEKPYSCDQCGETFSQSSTLNSHQRIHTGEKAYSCEQCGKTFSRSSNLKIHQRIHTRERAYSCEQCGKTFSQSGHLKRHHLIHTASL; encoded by the exons ATGTCCCACTGGGGCAGGTTGGCTCACCCG aaacagagaggaagaggagtcaaACATCACCGCTGTCAGCACTGTGACAAAACCTTCACCGCATCAGGATATTTAAAGATCCATCGGAgagttcacactggagagaagccgtacagctgtgatctATGTGGGGCAGCTTTCACACAACAGAGTTCcctaaaaacacatcaacacattcacactggagagaagccataCAGCTGTGATCTATGTGGAGCAGCTTTCACACAGCAGAGTACCCGAAAAAGACAtcaacgcattcacactggagagaagccgtacagctgtgatcaatgtggggAAACATTTTCTCAGAGTGGTACcctaaaaaaacatcaacgcattcacactggagagaagccgtacagctgtgatcaatgtggggAATCTTTTTCTTGTAGTAGTAGTCTGAAATCtcaccagcgcattcacactggagagaaaccgtactggtgtgaacaatgtggggaaaCGTTTTCTCAGAGTGGTCACCTTAAATCTCACCATCTCACccacactggagagaaaccgtacagctgtgatcaatgtggggAAACATTTTCTCAGAGTAGTACCCTTAACTCtcaccagcgcattcacactggagagaaggcgtacagctgtgaacaatgtgggaaaacGTTTTCTCGGAGTAGTAACCTTAAAATtcaccagcgcattcacactAGAGAGAGGGCGTAcagctgtgaacaatgtgggaaaaccttttctcagaGTGGTCACCTTAAAAGACACCATCTCATCCACACTGCCTCTTTGTGA